A stretch of DNA from Roseovarius sp. M141:
AGGCCGCTTGCGAGGCAACATACGCGCCAGACCGGCCGCGCCCGCCGCGCCCAGCGCATCGGCCAGCAGATCGCCCCACTCGGCTCCGCGCCCGACATAGGGCTGGATCACCTCGATCGCAGCACCGAACGCAATCACCCCCACCACCACCGTCCACGCGCGATGCGGGTAAACCAGACAAAGCGGCACCGCCAACAGCCCGAAGCCAATGAAATGGTACAACTTGTCGGGGCGGGGCGGGCCGACTGCCGGGCCTTGGGGGCTGAGGGTAAGCACGCATAAGAGCGCCGCCAGAATAACGGTTGCCGCCCATGCCCATGGCGCGGCGCGGTGCAATGTTGACGGAAGACGCATGGATCGGGGCTCCGGGCTATCGGCGGTTAGGCGCACCTACTGCCTGCTGGGCTTCGGCATTGCAATAGAGGCGGCCACGCCCGGCATGAGGATGCCGCTGCAGGGGCCGACAGCCACCCTTCAAAGCCTGTCAACGCCGCGCGTCCCAACTGCTGGAGGCGTGGCGGCGCGTGTAAAATTCGCCCATAAGGCCAATCATCGTCAACACGATTCCCACGACGATCGGGTAGGTCACGTTCGAATTGAAGGGCGTGTAATTGACAAACACATACCCGCGCGCCTGATCGATGGTGTGAAACAGTGGGTTCCAGTCGAACACTTTAACCATGTAGGCCGGCAGCGTATTGGCAACGAACATCTTGCCGGACGCGATCATGTTGGCCCGCTGGTAGACGGTGGCAAAGGTCGAAACGAATGTGGGAAACCACGGTTTGACCGCGAAAAGGACCAGCCCGATCGCCGCCCCCGTGAACCATGCCAGCAATAGCATGCCCATGGCAGGAAACGGATACTCCACCACGAACGGATGCACTGCGACGTGATACGTGAACAGGATCAGCGCCATGGTAAGCACCTGCACGTATAGCGCGCCCAGCGCGGCGGAACTGATGGAAATGGCCGTGGTCATGGGCGCGTGTTTCATCATCGGCGACGATGGCCCCTCGGCCCCGGCGACGGCACCGAGCGTTTTGACATGGGTGAGGAACAGGAAAATTCCCGACATGAGATACAGCAGGAAATCCCCGCGCAGCGCCGCACCGCGCAGACCCAGCACCGAAAACATGACGTAGAATGTCGCCAGAAACACCAGCGCCTGAAGGATGTTCAGCGCAATTGCCATCAGCGCATTGCCATGCGTCTTGCGCACGTCGCGCACTGTGGCGTGATAGATAAGTTCCAGAATGGACACTGCGGTTTGCAGTGTCGATTTTGGCTTGATTTGTTGAAACATTTATCTGCTTCCGTGCCGTTGCCGCCGCCCATGATGACACGGAATTCTTGCTGTTCCGTTAGCAAGGCACCATAAGGGGCGCGGTACTTTCCCGCAACACTGCGTTGCGCCCCCACCGCCCGGAGCATTCGATATGGATTACACCCAGCTGACCACCGTGATGCGGCGCCTCGCGCTGGAGGCCGGCGACGCGATCATGCAGATCTACGGGCAGGACGATTTCGACGTGAAATCAAAATCCGACGACAGCCCCGTCACCGCCGCAGATGAGGCCGCAGACGCGCTGATATCTGCCGGGCTGCGCACTGCATTTCCCGATGTGCTGCTGATCACGGAGGAGCAAGCCGAATCGCACACCCAGCGCGCCGATACCTTTCTGATCGTCGACCCGCTGGACGGCACCAAGGAATTCATCCACCGCCGCGGCGATTTTACCGTCAACATCGCCTATGTCGAGAATGGCACGCCGACTCGCGGTGTCGTCTATGCCCCGGCCAAGGGCCGCATGTTCTATACGCAGCCTGA
This window harbors:
- a CDS encoding ABC transporter permease, producing the protein MFQQIKPKSTLQTAVSILELIYHATVRDVRKTHGNALMAIALNILQALVFLATFYVMFSVLGLRGAALRGDFLLYLMSGIFLFLTHVKTLGAVAGAEGPSSPMMKHAPMTTAISISSAALGALYVQVLTMALILFTYHVAVHPFVVEYPFPAMGMLLLAWFTGAAIGLVLFAVKPWFPTFVSTFATVYQRANMIASGKMFVANTLPAYMVKVFDWNPLFHTIDQARGYVFVNYTPFNSNVTYPIVVGIVLTMIGLMGEFYTRRHASSSWDARR
- a CDS encoding VanZ family protein, producing the protein MRLPSTLHRAAPWAWAATVILAALLCVLTLSPQGPAVGPPRPDKLYHFIGFGLLAVPLCLVYPHRAWTVVVGVIAFGAAIEVIQPYVGRGAEWGDLLADALGAAGAAGLARMLPRKRPRSV